From the genome of Pungitius pungitius chromosome 20, fPunPun2.1, whole genome shotgun sequence:
gGAGCGGATAAAGATGAGTGAAATCAAAACAAAGGGTTCCGCCGGGACCGAAGACCCCGGAGAGGAGAAGGACTGGGCCGAGGCCAAGGCGTTCTTTGACAACCTCAAAACCCACAAGCCGAGACCTGTACGTATTGCGCTGAAAAACTGGTACTAGCGCGAGCGTGTGTGTTCGCTTCGAACACTTTCCTGCCCACAATTTGTgactttttaataataatataactcttcatgccgccccccccccctccttcctcgtcCACCCGCAGCCCAAGCCCCAGTACGCGGTCACCGTCGCCGTCTCGTCTCGCACCCTCTTCGACATGGTGGCAGAGAGGAAGATCTACGAGGACCAAGGACTCGAGAAGTACGTGGCCTATCAGCGGGATCACGAAGACGAGCCGCTGAAGCCGGGACCCGCGTTCCCCTTCGTCAAGGTAGGCCCGGACCCCGGAACCCGGAACCCggacacctccctccctccacgccCCCTCGGCGGGGTTCACCTGGGCGCGGTGTCTGGAGTTCAACGTTAACTGGTCCCAGTCCGCACGAGGTGGAACtcgatatttatatataaaaattctCACATTTAGACCATttgaatttacatttaaacaagaaaatatattttacatattttctgctgtatattggggggggggggggcagattggtattttctcaatattggaGAGGGGTGGTTACGCTCTTGCATGTTACACGTAGCGGAGTCTCAAACAAATGTTACACATCGGGCCACACCTCAATGACTTGTGTTAAGGTATTCAAACTGCGCACTTGACTGCGGTATGAAATCATTTAACCGGACTTTTATCAAATAACAAtaattcactcacacacacagacggtgCATTCACACGTCTGGTGAGTGTTGGAAAATGTGTAAATTTAATctggcacatttttttttttttttacaaacaaaggCACACAGTTTCCACATATTCCTCTGTTGCAGTGCTGTTTGAATTCAGTTTCAAAGCCTAATTGAAAGAAAGCTGCGTTGCAACACAAACGTTACGTTGCAACGTTTGTGTTGCGACGTCGCGCTCCACAGCGCCCGATGCAACGCGTCTTCCCTCTCGCGCAGGCGCTGATGACCGTCAACAACCGACTGAGGCTGCTTTACCCGGAGAGCGAGGAGCTGTTTGACATCGTCCTAATGACCAACAACCACGCCCAGGTTGGCGTACGCCTCATAAACAGCATTAATCACTACGGTACGCTCCGTCTTTAGCCAGACGCCGCTCGGCTGGGGCCCCGGCCGACGGGCTCGCACACTCGCACAGACGGCCCTCTGTTATTAACACACTATGTCTCTCCAActtccttttgttttaaaattcaGATTTGACCATAGAGCGGTTCTGTATGACCGGGGGGAAAAGTCCCACGGGCTACCTGAAGGCCTACATGACGAACCTCTACCTCTCCAAGGACTCGGACAAAGTCTCGGAGGCCATAGAGGAAGGTGAATGCTGCGGGTGGATTGTAGAAAACAAACTGATACCGAACACCGACATTCAGATGGAGCGAAAaacattttcccccaaaatccCAACTCTTATCCTCCCTCCCGCGCCGTTTCTAACCGactctcctctcctgcaggcATCGCCGCGGCAACCATGTTCATGGCGGTAAAGGAGAACGAGTTGAGCGACAGCCAGCTGAGAGTGGCGTTCGACGGCGACGCCGTCCTCTTCTCGGACGAGTCCGAGATCATCGTGAAGGAACACGGCCTGGAC
Proteins encoded in this window:
- the nt5c1bb gene encoding cytosolic 5'-nucleotidase 1A, with protein sequence MSEIKTKGSAGTEDPGEEKDWAEAKAFFDNLKTHKPRPPKPQYAVTVAVSSRTLFDMVAERKIYEDQGLEKYVAYQRDHEDEPLKPGPAFPFVKALMTVNNRLRLLYPESEELFDIVLMTNNHAQVGVRLINSINHYDLTIERFCMTGGKSPTGYLKAYMTNLYLSKDSDKVSEAIEEGIAAATMFMAVKENELSDSQLRVAFDGDAVLFSDESEIIVKEHGLDTFFEHEKEFENKPLAQGPLKCFLEALGKLQRKFYAKDERMNCPIRTFLVTARSAASSGARVLKTLRSWGLEIDEALFLAGAPKGPLLQKIKPHIFFDDQMFHIEGAQELGTISAHVPYGVGQKYHKGKLIVPPKKE